One region of Aminobacterium colombiense DSM 12261 genomic DNA includes:
- a CDS encoding 23S rRNA (pseudouridine(1915)-N(3))-methyltransferase RlmH, translating to MKIVIITVGQPRNQNIAELINEYSKRCRPFMPLEFEHVPEARGASAPEKAIEQESDGLLKRIKNRDYLVLLDEKGEQFTSVAFSQWVYRSIGEVRGRLVFVIGGSHGVAERVKKRSQVKIALSMLTFPHELCLLFLTEQLYRAIAIHEGMSYHH from the coding sequence ATGAAAATAGTTATAATAACTGTAGGGCAGCCTAGAAATCAAAATATAGCGGAATTGATCAATGAATACTCGAAACGCTGTCGACCCTTTATGCCTCTGGAGTTTGAACATGTTCCGGAAGCACGGGGGGCTTCTGCTCCTGAAAAAGCAATAGAGCAAGAATCTGATGGGCTTCTCAAGCGAATCAAGAATCGGGATTATCTTGTTCTCTTAGATGAGAAGGGAGAGCAATTTACCAGCGTGGCCTTCTCTCAATGGGTGTATAGATCTATAGGAGAAGTGAGAGGGCGGTTGGTCTTTGTTATAGGCGGTTCCCATGGGGTTGCTGAAAGGGTAAAGAAGCGCAGTCAGGTGAAAATAGCTCTTTCTATGTTGACGTTTCCCCACGAATTGTGTTTACTTTTTCTTACAGAACAATTATATCGGGCTATCGCCATTCATGAAGGAATGTCGTATCATCATTAA
- a CDS encoding V-type ATP synthase subunit D yields the protein MSKGMRPPTREQLLDIRRQMGTVQYGKQLLEKKRDALLRAIEEDRRKFKELDKLFREQIKHLSFVYALVRMYEGQTVMQLLKPDAGTLKVISKRHTLMGCRFTQFQPGKGRGSPLTGLSYDPAMTSLYLDELLSEMKKIEERIWTYINLKAKLASLEKELSKTMMKINTLQYILLPELKQEESRIRDILSERERQERYAIKKLSKKKKGKGYSPIAK from the coding sequence ATGAGTAAGGGAATGCGGCCGCCCACAAGAGAGCAGCTTCTGGATATTAGGCGGCAAATGGGCACAGTACAGTACGGCAAACAGCTTCTGGAGAAAAAAAGAGACGCGCTCCTCCGAGCAATTGAGGAGGACCGCCGCAAATTTAAAGAGCTTGACAAGCTCTTTAGAGAACAGATAAAGCATCTATCTTTTGTCTATGCACTGGTCCGCATGTATGAGGGGCAGACTGTTATGCAACTTTTAAAGCCGGATGCCGGAACTTTGAAAGTAATTTCCAAACGCCATACCCTTATGGGTTGTCGCTTTACTCAGTTTCAACCTGGAAAGGGCCGCGGCTCTCCCCTTACCGGGCTTTCTTACGACCCGGCAATGACTTCTCTTTATCTAGACGAACTGCTTAGTGAAATGAAGAAGATCGAAGAAAGAATATGGACTTATATTAACTTGAAGGCAAAATTAGCTTCTCTTGAGAAAGAACTGTCAAAAACCATGATGAAGATAAACACGTTACAATATATACTTCTTCCTGAGTTAAAACAGGAAGAGAGCAGAATACGTGACATTCTCTCAGAAAGAGAACGTCAAGAGCGTTACGCAATAAAGAAACTTTCAAAAAAGAAGAAAGGAAAGGGATATTCCCCTATTGCAAAGTGA
- a CDS encoding V-type ATP synthase subunit B gives MRLALEGYRSVFGIAGPLIFVSGIREAGYSELVRIETPYGLRSGQILQIQDDICVIQVFDGTMGLNTGETTVWLERDVVKMPVGLSLVGQVLNGRGRSIDGTPLSFIDKDLPITGMPINPVRRTSPNAYVETGISSIDMMNTLVRGQKLPIFSGSGLPANEIAAQIVQQAAVPGRETDFLVIFAAMGITRREARYFIDTFESTGAINNGIFFMNLASDSAVERLLTPRMALTAAEYFAFEKGYDVLVIMTDMLYYCESLREISAAREEVPGRRGYPGYMYSDLAEIYERAGCVENCQGSITQIPIITMPDDDMTHPVVDLSGYITEGQIVLDRGIHDRGAYPPINVLPSLSRLMNKGIGKGKTFDYHRALADQLYASYARALELSRLRLIVGDDGLTETEHLYIKFGENFERNFVNQRHIHRTIAESVNVAWQCLSELPVRELYRLPEHYITEKLGRHE, from the coding sequence ATGAGACTTGCCCTTGAAGGCTATCGTTCGGTTTTCGGAATAGCAGGGCCCCTTATTTTTGTTTCGGGCATAAGAGAAGCAGGATATAGTGAGCTTGTGCGCATAGAGACACCTTATGGCTTGCGTTCAGGCCAGATTTTGCAAATTCAGGATGATATATGCGTCATTCAGGTCTTTGACGGGACTATGGGGCTCAATACTGGTGAAACAACAGTTTGGCTTGAGCGGGATGTAGTGAAAATGCCGGTGGGACTCTCCCTTGTAGGCCAGGTACTGAACGGAAGGGGACGATCTATTGACGGCACCCCTCTTTCTTTTATAGATAAAGATTTGCCTATAACAGGAATGCCTATCAATCCGGTGCGGCGGACGAGTCCTAATGCGTATGTAGAAACGGGGATATCCTCAATTGACATGATGAATACCCTTGTACGAGGTCAGAAACTTCCGATATTCTCTGGTTCAGGCCTTCCTGCTAATGAGATAGCAGCTCAAATAGTACAGCAGGCCGCAGTTCCAGGTCGCGAAACTGATTTTCTTGTTATTTTCGCTGCCATGGGGATTACTCGGCGAGAGGCGCGGTATTTTATTGATACTTTCGAATCGACAGGTGCCATTAATAATGGCATTTTCTTTATGAACCTGGCCAGCGATTCTGCAGTAGAAAGATTGCTTACACCTCGTATGGCCCTAACCGCAGCTGAATATTTTGCCTTTGAAAAAGGATACGATGTTCTCGTAATTATGACAGACATGCTTTACTATTGTGAGTCTCTGCGAGAAATAAGCGCGGCTCGCGAAGAAGTGCCAGGCCGACGAGGATATCCAGGATATATGTATTCGGACCTGGCTGAAATCTATGAGCGGGCAGGGTGTGTAGAAAATTGCCAGGGAAGTATTACTCAAATTCCAATTATAACCATGCCGGATGATGATATGACCCACCCTGTCGTAGACCTTTCCGGCTATATTACAGAGGGACAAATTGTTCTTGACCGGGGTATTCATGATAGAGGAGCCTATCCTCCCATTAATGTTCTTCCGAGTTTAAGCAGGCTGATGAATAAGGGGATAGGCAAAGGGAAGACCTTTGATTATCACCGGGCTCTCGCAGATCAGCTCTATGCATCTTATGCCAGGGCTCTGGAACTTTCTCGCCTTCGTTTAATAGTCGGTGATGACGGCCTCACTGAAACGGAGCATCTCTACATAAAATTTGGGGAAAATTTTGAAAGGAATTTCGTTAATCAGAGACACATTCATAGGACTATTGCAGAGTCTGTCAATGTTGCGTGGCAATGTCTATCTGAGCTTCCGGTGAGAGAACTTTACCGCTTGCCTGAGCATTATATAACAGAGAAATTGGGGCGCCATGAGTAA
- a CDS encoding V-type ATP synthase subunit A: MGVASSGNITGISGPVIGAVTYTPIKMFEVAYIGHSKLLGEVIRIKGDRVDIQVYEDTSGLTKGEPVIFTGELLAVDLGPGILGSVFDGIGRPLEILGKDSIYLKKGIHLPAIDSRKKWYFTPSIKEGEIVTPGTFIGYVFEGSFLQHRIMAPPYIEPAKVVWVASEENYTIEDSICRLENGVELTMKQRWEVRRPRPVLSRLSFDAPLLTGQRILDTLFPIAIGGAAVLPGGFGTGKTVTQQSLAKWCNAEIIIYIGCGERGNEMTEVLEEFPELSDPFHNAPLMERMVLIANTSNMPVAAREASVYLGMTLAEYFRDMGYNTAIMADSTSRWAEALREIGGRLEEMPGEEGYPAYLGTRLAQYYERAGRAKLLGLPEREGSVTVINAVSPAGGDFSEPVTQASLRLSGAFWALDKRLAQQRHFPAINWQQSYTLYEGSLASVFERELGSQWKVLKSYLKEMLDREKVLTDLVQLVGRDGLSEEDKWLLAHVETIKVVFLQQNAYSDADASCSMKKQFILLKLLYDLDNLMRQRIESGLLYDQVADYPLRVELLRLREKPEIELEQQGNQWLKNFDDKLESLVVIPE; encoded by the coding sequence ATGGGAGTAGCTTCTTCTGGAAACATAACGGGCATATCCGGCCCAGTTATAGGGGCTGTAACATATACCCCCATAAAAATGTTCGAGGTGGCCTATATTGGCCATAGCAAACTTCTAGGAGAGGTTATCAGGATCAAGGGGGACCGTGTGGATATTCAGGTCTATGAAGATACAAGCGGCTTGACAAAAGGAGAACCTGTAATATTTACAGGTGAACTGTTAGCGGTAGATCTTGGGCCGGGCATCCTTGGTAGCGTTTTTGACGGCATTGGCCGCCCTTTAGAAATTTTGGGCAAAGATAGCATCTATTTAAAGAAAGGCATACATCTCCCCGCTATAGATTCTAGAAAAAAATGGTATTTTACTCCTTCAATAAAAGAGGGAGAAATTGTTACTCCGGGAACATTTATAGGTTACGTGTTTGAAGGCTCTTTCCTTCAGCACAGGATCATGGCTCCCCCCTATATAGAGCCGGCAAAAGTTGTTTGGGTTGCTTCTGAGGAAAACTATACCATTGAGGATAGTATTTGCCGTCTTGAAAATGGAGTTGAACTTACAATGAAACAACGATGGGAAGTACGACGCCCTCGCCCAGTCTTAAGCCGCCTTTCCTTTGACGCCCCACTTCTGACAGGGCAGCGAATACTTGACACCTTATTTCCCATTGCCATAGGAGGAGCAGCAGTGCTTCCAGGAGGATTTGGCACTGGAAAGACTGTTACGCAGCAATCCCTCGCTAAATGGTGTAATGCCGAAATTATTATATATATAGGCTGTGGAGAGCGAGGCAATGAAATGACAGAGGTCCTTGAAGAGTTTCCAGAGCTTAGCGACCCTTTCCATAACGCTCCTCTTATGGAAAGGATGGTCTTAATTGCCAACACTTCTAATATGCCGGTAGCAGCTAGAGAAGCTAGTGTCTATCTGGGCATGACCCTGGCTGAATATTTCAGGGACATGGGCTATAACACTGCAATTATGGCTGACTCAACCTCACGATGGGCAGAAGCGCTTCGGGAAATTGGTGGCCGACTTGAAGAAATGCCGGGAGAAGAAGGATATCCAGCCTATCTGGGAACACGTCTTGCTCAATATTATGAACGCGCTGGCAGAGCGAAATTGTTGGGGCTTCCGGAACGAGAAGGGTCAGTGACTGTTATCAATGCAGTTTCTCCAGCGGGTGGGGATTTCTCTGAGCCTGTTACTCAGGCAAGCCTTCGCCTGTCAGGGGCCTTTTGGGCCCTTGATAAACGACTGGCCCAGCAGCGTCATTTCCCAGCTATTAACTGGCAGCAGAGTTACACTCTTTACGAAGGGAGTCTTGCTTCTGTATTTGAGAGGGAGCTTGGATCTCAATGGAAAGTTTTAAAAAGTTATCTGAAGGAAATGCTTGATCGGGAAAAAGTGCTCACTGACCTTGTTCAGCTCGTTGGGAGAGATGGCCTTTCTGAGGAAGATAAATGGCTATTAGCCCATGTGGAAACCATAAAAGTAGTCTTCTTACAACAAAATGCCTATAGTGATGCAGATGCAAGTTGCTCTATGAAGAAGCAATTTATACTTCTGAAGCTACTTTATGACCTGGATAATTTAATGCGGCAGCGTATAGAATCAGGGCTTCTATATGACCAGGTGGCCGACTACCCCTTACGAGTCGAATTGTTGCGCTTGAGGGAAAAGCCAGAAATAGAACTTGAGCAACAGGGTAATCAGTGGCTTAAGAACTTTGATGATAAGCTCGAAAGTCTGGTGGTGATTCCAGAATGA
- a CDS encoding V-type ATP synthase subunit F → MTFQEKRALVLGRQLFIDLWGLEGFEGVLCEKPSDIQHIFRELLDESIAFVLVEESWFRNLPDTYRKRLAKTQKPVWIPFPSLEIETD, encoded by the coding sequence ATGACTTTTCAGGAGAAAAGAGCGCTTGTTCTTGGGCGGCAGCTTTTTATTGATCTCTGGGGCCTCGAGGGATTCGAAGGGGTTCTTTGTGAAAAACCATCTGATATTCAGCATATCTTTAGAGAGCTGCTTGACGAATCCATTGCATTTGTTCTTGTAGAAGAGAGTTGGTTTAGGAATTTGCCTGATACTTACAGAAAAAGGCTGGCAAAAACGCAAAAGCCTGTCTGGATCCCTTTCCCATCCCTTGAAATAGAAACGGACTGA
- a CDS encoding V-type ATPase subunit, with amino-acid sequence MQHRLTKFFGKQSFSHENYGYLNACLRGRTSRLFKTEDYSIIARGTLQSLEQFLLESHYGESLRLKLVTSRGGPLRRIEAAIAHEVNLQLRFVQEKAEGEAKELLGVVLARSDLMNGRILLRALHTGSKNGEEPQWHNYGNLTEGFYSDLWKNTKTATDIIEGCRALGHPYALAIAASFAELDQSGNLVRAERMLLLSMLDLFWKKVGQFDSGNSRLLQEYLERSIDMWNLGIWLRQRYGQVSTVEATKMYLQNGRWIFIEKLSKTTILSEVVQGTPWQGIIKPIENNKPQEFQRALFVQFMKWQSDLFRADPLGVAVGLGFIAKYLIEWQNLSLLAVGLSLGLSEKELESRLIPIHS; translated from the coding sequence TTGCAGCACAGGCTAACCAAATTCTTCGGGAAGCAGAGTTTCTCTCACGAAAATTACGGCTATCTTAACGCCTGTCTTCGGGGGAGGACGTCGAGGCTCTTCAAGACTGAAGACTATAGCATCATTGCTCGCGGGACATTGCAGTCACTTGAACAGTTTTTGCTTGAAAGTCACTATGGTGAAAGTTTGCGTCTTAAATTGGTAACATCCCGCGGGGGGCCATTGCGCAGAATAGAGGCAGCAATTGCTCATGAGGTCAATCTTCAGCTGCGATTTGTTCAGGAAAAAGCCGAAGGAGAAGCAAAAGAACTATTAGGAGTGGTCTTGGCCCGTTCTGATTTAATGAACGGGCGCATCCTTTTGCGAGCTCTCCATACTGGGAGTAAAAACGGCGAAGAACCCCAATGGCACAATTATGGCAACCTTACCGAAGGTTTTTATAGTGATCTATGGAAAAACACTAAAACAGCAACAGACATAATTGAGGGGTGCAGGGCTTTGGGGCATCCTTATGCGCTGGCCATAGCAGCTTCTTTTGCAGAACTGGATCAATCAGGCAATCTCGTCAGAGCTGAAAGGATGCTTCTACTTTCAATGCTCGATCTTTTCTGGAAGAAAGTAGGTCAGTTTGACTCGGGCAACAGCAGGCTTCTTCAGGAATACCTGGAGCGATCTATTGATATGTGGAATTTAGGAATATGGCTTCGACAAAGATATGGACAGGTTTCTACAGTAGAGGCTACTAAAATGTATCTTCAAAACGGGCGATGGATATTCATAGAAAAACTTTCAAAAACAACGATCCTATCTGAGGTCGTTCAAGGAACACCCTGGCAGGGGATTATAAAACCGATAGAAAACAACAAACCACAAGAATTTCAACGGGCCTTATTTGTTCAGTTTATGAAATGGCAATCAGATCTTTTCAGGGCTGATCCCCTCGGTGTGGCCGTGGGTTTGGGATTTATTGCTAAATATCTTATAGAATGGCAGAACCTAAGTCTTTTAGCTGTGGGACTCTCGCTAGGGCTCTCTGAAAAAGAATTAGAATCTCGTCTTATTCCTATACATAGTTGA
- a CDS encoding V-type ATP synthase subunit E → MGNFLQNQDLTLFIEALKKEHDEKIDSLRKKTENDIADAISSRRSDVEIRIAQMRNLHKERAQRLLEKNKKRVHNRLRKEFLDEYNNIVAEVVRRVTTRLSELRQDPELYGVIMKNLLDEALEFCPIPCVIFVHAGDEIFFTHDRGVVIKADKTMERWGGCMVMSEKGDFIVDNTFRTRWEKFEPVITRKIAAQANQILREAEFLSRKLRLS, encoded by the coding sequence TTGGGGAATTTTTTGCAGAATCAGGACCTGACTCTTTTTATTGAGGCCCTGAAAAAAGAGCACGATGAAAAAATTGATAGTTTGAGAAAAAAGACTGAGAACGACATTGCCGATGCCATATCATCAAGGCGAAGTGATGTGGAAATTCGTATTGCCCAAATGCGGAACCTTCATAAAGAAAGGGCGCAAAGGCTTTTAGAGAAGAATAAGAAGAGAGTACACAATCGCCTTCGGAAAGAATTTCTTGATGAATATAACAACATAGTGGCGGAGGTGGTGCGAAGAGTCACTACACGTCTAAGTGAGTTACGACAAGATCCTGAGCTGTATGGGGTCATAATGAAAAATTTACTGGATGAGGCTCTTGAATTTTGCCCCATCCCATGTGTTATTTTTGTTCATGCTGGAGATGAAATTTTTTTCACCCACGATCGCGGAGTGGTCATAAAAGCCGATAAAACCATGGAGCGATGGGGTGGCTGTATGGTGATGTCAGAAAAGGGTGACTTTATTGTTGATAACACCTTTAGAACAAGATGGGAAAAATTTGAGCCTGTCATTACGAGGAAAATTGCAGCACAGGCTAACCAAATTCTTCGGGAAGCAGAGTTTCTCTCACGAAAATTACGGCTATCTTAA
- a CDS encoding ATPase, with the protein MEKGIIALAAALAVGIPAFATAMAQAKIGSAGAGTIAEKPETAGVMIILEAIPETMVILGFVVAIMLILQFA; encoded by the coding sequence ATGGAAAAAGGAATAATAGCACTAGCAGCTGCCTTAGCTGTTGGAATCCCTGCATTTGCCACAGCTATGGCTCAGGCGAAAATAGGCAGCGCTGGGGCAGGGACCATTGCTGAGAAACCAGAAACTGCCGGTGTCATGATTATCCTTGAAGCAATTCCAGAGACCATGGTCATCCTTGGGTTTGTTGTTGCTATTATGTTGATTTTACAATTTGCCTAG
- a CDS encoding V-type ATP synthase subunit I, translating into MIRDMLRFAIWGVSSRKTEIIESLHDFGVLHLDFPRSTDMSTPHLDKLRLLRGKLLGMLESLEWKEWASLKDSDIEHARKSMRLPLDEIISEVNESLDQFSDRLISTLNERNSLQELHHKLKRSQDILFHFHSFIKEETSQGVFVSLWWVERENIPEILSTLRNEIVQATPAKDREYLRHHSYRHSGDETLLAISVLGQDADVVSRVLVSYDAIRWKAPAGFEREVLLDSVDAIKEEISVIPRRLEELQVNLRETALTWGPKFAALYILADEKLEALLVENAAHSLDDAFLIEGWIPGDELELTVVRLKEQFGGNVFIQWRYPSAEEWNYVPTSLSNRALFKPFEIFLKLLQPPRYKTADPTAVIALFFPFFAGCMVGDMGYGALILLLGLWLYGKKKKKILSNVGYIFIFLAFWSIFWGAAYGEFFGDLAHRLFHLNPLWLERSHAVMPVMIFTVVLGAAHIILGLLIGFYEGVKTKNRHVWMEKAGNLLVIFALICALVGLKGWLPESFFTMAISLLILGLVFLIAGGGIGGLVESFGSLGNILSYVRIAAIGLSSAILALVASKFVDVFGLSILGLFLALCIHLLNFVLAIGGSSIHAARLHYVEFMGKFYVGGGKNYRPFSRRRELRWKKE; encoded by the coding sequence TTGATACGTGATATGCTCAGATTTGCCATATGGGGTGTTTCAAGCCGCAAAACCGAAATAATAGAGTCTTTACATGATTTCGGGGTTCTTCATCTTGATTTTCCAAGGTCGACGGATATGTCGACACCTCATCTTGACAAACTGCGACTATTGAGGGGAAAGCTGTTGGGGATGTTAGAATCCCTTGAGTGGAAAGAGTGGGCTAGTCTGAAAGACAGCGATATTGAACATGCCCGAAAAAGCATGCGCCTGCCTCTTGACGAAATAATTTCAGAAGTAAACGAAAGCCTTGATCAGTTTTCAGATCGTCTCATTTCCACCCTTAACGAAAGAAATTCTTTGCAAGAGCTGCATCACAAACTAAAAAGATCCCAAGATATCCTCTTTCATTTTCATTCCTTTATCAAAGAAGAAACAAGTCAAGGAGTTTTTGTTTCCTTATGGTGGGTTGAAAGAGAGAATATTCCTGAAATTCTATCTACTCTTCGCAACGAAATTGTTCAGGCAACACCAGCTAAAGACAGAGAATATCTTCGCCACCATTCCTATCGCCACAGCGGCGATGAAACCTTACTTGCAATCAGTGTATTAGGTCAGGATGCGGATGTTGTTTCTAGAGTGCTTGTTTCCTATGATGCCATACGCTGGAAAGCTCCAGCCGGATTCGAACGGGAAGTTCTTTTAGATTCTGTTGATGCAATAAAAGAAGAAATAAGCGTGATCCCTCGCCGCCTTGAAGAATTGCAGGTGAACTTAAGGGAAACAGCCCTCACTTGGGGACCAAAATTCGCAGCCCTTTATATACTTGCCGATGAGAAACTAGAAGCGCTTCTCGTTGAAAATGCGGCCCATTCCCTTGATGACGCCTTTCTTATAGAAGGGTGGATCCCTGGAGATGAACTTGAGCTCACCGTAGTTCGTCTCAAAGAGCAGTTTGGGGGAAATGTTTTTATCCAATGGCGCTATCCTTCTGCAGAGGAGTGGAACTATGTGCCCACATCCCTCTCAAATCGAGCCCTTTTTAAGCCTTTCGAGATTTTTCTAAAACTTTTACAACCTCCGCGTTATAAAACCGCTGATCCTACAGCTGTGATCGCCCTGTTTTTCCCGTTTTTCGCGGGTTGTATGGTTGGAGATATGGGGTACGGAGCGCTTATTTTGCTTTTAGGGCTTTGGCTCTACGGTAAAAAGAAAAAAAAGATACTCTCTAATGTGGGATATATTTTTATCTTCTTAGCTTTTTGGAGCATCTTTTGGGGGGCCGCTTACGGCGAGTTCTTTGGCGACCTCGCCCATCGTCTTTTTCACTTGAACCCCTTATGGCTCGAGCGCTCCCATGCAGTTATGCCCGTTATGATATTTACAGTGGTTTTGGGCGCTGCTCATATCATTTTGGGACTGTTGATAGGGTTCTATGAAGGGGTGAAAACTAAGAACAGGCATGTCTGGATGGAGAAAGCTGGAAACCTTCTTGTTATCTTCGCTCTGATCTGTGCTTTAGTAGGGCTTAAAGGCTGGCTGCCAGAGAGCTTTTTTACTATGGCAATTTCTCTATTAATTTTAGGCCTTGTTTTTCTTATTGCTGGTGGCGGCATAGGAGGACTTGTTGAGTCCTTCGGATCACTAGGGAATATTTTAAGTTACGTACGCATTGCGGCCATAGGACTATCATCCGCCATACTTGCTCTTGTCGCTTCAAAATTCGTAGATGTCTTTGGTCTTTCTATTTTAGGATTGTTTTTGGCTCTTTGTATCCATTTGCTAAATTTTGTTTTGGCCATAGGCGGGTCGAGCATACACGCAGCCCGGTTACATTACGTGGAGTTCATGGGCAAATTTTACGTAGGTGGCGGTAAAAATTACAGACCGTTTTCACGGAGGAGGGAACTTCGATGGAAAAAGGAATAA
- a CDS encoding CBS domain-containing protein: MNTCAGELMHRDLTAVMEEDLIQDAVHILYSHNLSGIPVVKEDWELVGYLSETDILQAAIPTYLEILAQSSFLNNGEIHLVDRFKNLGKKVVREFMTKNPYSVPPSASLMTVADLMLRKKIKRLPVVEGNKLIGIINREAFCEYVMEERDSE, from the coding sequence TTGAACACGTGTGCCGGGGAACTAATGCATCGTGATCTTACTGCCGTTATGGAAGAAGATCTGATACAGGATGCTGTTCACATCCTTTACAGTCATAATTTATCAGGCATACCTGTTGTAAAAGAAGATTGGGAGCTTGTGGGCTATCTTTCGGAGACTGATATATTGCAGGCAGCTATTCCCACATATTTGGAAATACTTGCTCAGAGTTCTTTTTTAAATAACGGGGAGATTCATCTTGTTGACCGTTTCAAAAATTTAGGTAAAAAGGTAGTAAGGGAATTTATGACAAAAAACCCCTATTCAGTACCCCCTTCTGCCAGCCTCATGACTGTGGCTGATCTCATGTTGAGAAAAAAAATAAAGAGGCTTCCCGTTGTTGAAGGGAACAAGCTTATAGGAATTATCAATCGAGAGGCTTTCTGCGAGTATGTGATGGAGGAACGGGATAGTGAATAA
- a CDS encoding WecB/TagA/CpsF family glycosyltransferase — MVSGIWSGDPEITLITGTAVIAAVVGMYQHVYPQKKIRWIYFLLGVLFAVSGPKITFLGLPQGEYLYLNDFISVALTGAWLAVFPILIQELDNIPGMAGHLLAVTFSILLAATVMSGQYLPDAFYTSLTGLLLLGVFWSRHGHMYRRLGESLSAFWGVLVAGTSLLGVSKGITFSTMMALPLGLFAIPLMETSLHFASMALSANPKGAMVIYRSLIGKGIDHPSAVKFITSICALVGAVIAMFQLTAGQQTVFFVSVLVFFAGLTMIPVFSRLMSLKTPSGERPELWGVALDNVSMNYAVAKVHSLLIQNTGCSLITTVNSLAVQTAVKDQEYKEIVSHSALTLADGTGLIWALRFLGKPIQERITGIDFLLQLCRTASAEEWPVYLLGGKPDIADQAAKKLQALYPGLKVAGVQHGYFSAAEEKRIIEEIRQNGTRLLFVGMGIPRQEKWIHAHRQELGDLIAIGVGGSFDVISGNLSRAPLFIQKAGLEWLYRLIQEPWRWKRDLDLFAFAVRVLLTKLGIVRR; from the coding sequence ATGGTTAGCGGCATATGGTCAGGGGATCCTGAGATCACACTCATTACAGGAACAGCAGTTATCGCGGCTGTAGTGGGGATGTATCAGCATGTCTACCCTCAGAAAAAGATACGCTGGATCTATTTTTTACTAGGCGTTCTTTTCGCTGTATCGGGTCCTAAAATAACTTTTTTAGGATTACCTCAGGGAGAGTATCTTTATTTGAATGATTTTATTTCAGTAGCTCTCACAGGCGCATGGCTTGCGGTTTTCCCCATTCTTATACAGGAACTGGACAACATCCCCGGCATGGCTGGCCACCTTCTTGCCGTGACATTCTCAATTTTGCTGGCAGCTACAGTCATGTCAGGTCAATATTTGCCAGATGCTTTTTATACAAGTTTGACTGGTCTTTTGCTTCTTGGCGTGTTCTGGAGCCGTCATGGCCATATGTATCGCCGCCTGGGAGAATCCCTCTCCGCCTTTTGGGGGGTTCTTGTAGCTGGCACATCCCTTCTTGGCGTGAGTAAAGGAATAACATTTAGCACCATGATGGCGCTCCCTCTAGGGCTTTTTGCCATCCCCTTGATGGAAACGTCCCTTCATTTTGCCAGTATGGCGCTTTCAGCCAACCCTAAAGGTGCCATGGTTATCTATCGCAGCCTTATTGGGAAAGGCATAGACCACCCAAGTGCTGTAAAATTCATTACCTCTATTTGTGCATTGGTAGGTGCTGTTATCGCTATGTTTCAGCTTACTGCAGGACAACAGACAGTCTTTTTCGTAAGTGTATTGGTCTTTTTTGCGGGCTTGACAATGATCCCCGTATTCTCAAGGCTTATGTCTCTGAAAACTCCAAGTGGGGAGCGCCCTGAATTATGGGGTGTCGCTCTCGACAATGTATCCATGAACTATGCCGTGGCAAAAGTCCACTCCCTTCTTATTCAAAATACGGGGTGTTCCCTTATCACCACTGTAAATTCGTTGGCCGTGCAGACGGCAGTGAAGGATCAGGAGTATAAAGAGATAGTTTCTCACTCAGCCCTTACCCTGGCAGACGGAACAGGATTAATCTGGGCATTGCGTTTCCTTGGGAAACCCATTCAGGAACGTATTACGGGCATTGATTTTTTGCTTCAGCTTTGTCGTACAGCAAGTGCTGAAGAATGGCCAGTCTATTTGCTTGGGGGAAAACCTGATATTGCGGATCAAGCGGCGAAAAAACTTCAGGCTCTCTATCCTGGGCTAAAAGTAGCTGGAGTTCAACATGGCTATTTTTCGGCTGCTGAAGAAAAAAGGATTATAGAAGAAATTCGACAGAACGGGACACGTCTTCTTTTTGTAGGAATGGGAATTCCACGTCAGGAAAAATGGATCCATGCCCATCGTCAAGAGTTAGGTGACCTGATAGCCATTGGTGTAGGAGGGTCATTTGACGTCATTTCAGGGAACCTTTCCCGTGCTCCTCTCTTTATTCAAAAAGCAGGTCTGGAATGGTTATATCGCCTTATTCAGGAACCTTGGCGTTGGAAAAGGGACCTGGACCTCTTTGCTTTTGCTGTCAGGGTTTTGCTAACGAAACTGGGTATAGTGAGGAGGTAG